The following proteins come from a genomic window of Myroides odoratus DSM 2801:
- a CDS encoding ecotin, with translation MKKVIGFLIVFLSLTTASMAQKVDVSVFPKPEKGYKQMVIEVPHSAQDGNKKIEFRVGKMMEVDGCNNYGLMGTLEKKDLQGWGYDYYVFQSNGDAFSTQMGCPDAPKRNLFVSSQPETTRYNGRMPIVIYVPEGFDVKFKIFTADQDEYEAQEIRIKK, from the coding sequence ATGAAAAAAGTAATCGGATTTTTAATTGTTTTTTTAAGTTTAACTACAGCAAGTATGGCGCAAAAAGTAGATGTATCTGTTTTTCCAAAGCCAGAAAAAGGGTACAAACAAATGGTAATTGAAGTACCTCATTCTGCTCAAGATGGCAATAAAAAGATTGAATTTCGAGTAGGAAAAATGATGGAAGTAGATGGTTGCAACAACTACGGCTTAATGGGAACTTTAGAGAAAAAAGACTTACAAGGTTGGGGGTATGACTACTATGTATTCCAAAGCAATGGGGATGCATTCTCTACTCAAATGGGGTGTCCTGATGCTCCAAAAAGAAATTTATTTGTATCAAGTCAACCAGAAACGACACGTTACAATGGAAGAATGCCTATCGTAATTTACGTACCAGAAGGATTTGACGTAAAATTTAAAATCTTTACAGCAGATCAAGACGAATACGAAGCACAAGAAATTCGCATAAAAAAATAA
- a CDS encoding tetratricopeptide repeat-containing sensor histidine kinase — protein sequence MIYKKILAPSFYILFIVSLLCSSCQPKQSKHETDLDNLFAYKRTSAQKDSISQKYEAEVTAFLQSEDQPREQLDHLINQLRWSSNQEAFFTLITMAEKQAKKQKDYTRLADIYEDVAVFYHDNQQLDSVYAYYLKAERFYGKSADSLALAENIYYQARLLYEVGFHKESENKLYQALKLLEKKPDHPIHIESNQLKSFYVTDLFQHPEALQTLLDTYEILKKDEGKYNTLPEEKYNLAMSNLLGNIAVFYEELNDLKQAEFFVLKALEYFEKSNAPKQLYAHLKTTYYLSLYNQGKDDNIIEHLTESYEIYTKLNHPFYAIDICHELANIYNDFDQPEQALFWLQKAYNLADENKFYKQKKFAVQELLLFHADQQSTELIRELVDLTQLLENTQVETKSKFAKIEYNSFLLEQENETLKQKIYLLYVSAFAVIGSLLFFLIWFRLKSKNRELEHTNSQKSKNEQILNLLIENNSIEHVTTLKERNRIAKDLHDGVINSIFTLRFNTQLLEIPNKNLKEMLVNELVYLENKIRDISHSFSQANIFKNKSFENLLIELVHKQSNKYKTDFSIAVEDNVSLNQLSTIQKVNIYQIIQEALQNVNKHAQASTCKLKIYTNDTHLIFEVKDNGSGMKKTTHRGIGLNNMAERAALIQAELKIQSNLQQGMAIVLFLNC from the coding sequence ATGATTTACAAAAAGATATTAGCCCCCTCCTTTTACATCTTGTTTATTGTGTCACTTCTTTGCAGCAGTTGTCAGCCCAAGCAATCCAAACACGAAACGGATTTAGACAACCTCTTTGCTTATAAGCGAACATCGGCTCAAAAAGACAGCATTTCACAAAAATATGAAGCTGAAGTCACTGCGTTCCTCCAATCTGAGGATCAGCCTCGTGAACAATTGGATCATTTAATTAATCAATTGCGTTGGAGCAGCAATCAAGAAGCCTTTTTCACCTTGATTACTATGGCTGAAAAACAGGCGAAAAAACAAAAAGATTATACCCGTTTGGCTGATATCTATGAAGATGTTGCTGTTTTCTATCACGACAATCAACAATTGGATAGCGTATATGCGTACTACTTAAAAGCAGAAAGATTTTATGGCAAAAGTGCGGATAGTTTAGCTCTAGCTGAAAACATTTACTATCAAGCGCGATTATTATACGAAGTGGGGTTCCATAAGGAATCTGAAAACAAGCTATATCAGGCATTAAAACTATTGGAGAAAAAACCAGATCATCCCATTCACATTGAATCCAATCAATTAAAATCGTTCTATGTAACAGATCTTTTTCAACATCCCGAGGCTTTGCAAACGCTTTTGGATACCTATGAAATACTAAAAAAAGACGAAGGGAAATACAACACGTTACCAGAAGAAAAATACAATCTGGCGATGTCTAATTTACTAGGTAATATAGCCGTCTTTTATGAAGAACTGAACGATTTGAAACAAGCGGAATTTTTTGTTTTAAAAGCCCTTGAATACTTTGAGAAAAGCAATGCCCCAAAACAATTATATGCCCATCTAAAAACGACGTACTACCTCTCCCTCTATAATCAAGGGAAAGACGACAATATTATTGAGCATTTGACTGAATCTTATGAAATTTACACCAAACTCAATCACCCCTTTTATGCCATTGATATCTGTCATGAACTTGCAAATATATATAACGATTTCGATCAACCCGAACAAGCATTGTTTTGGCTACAAAAAGCCTATAATTTAGCGGATGAGAATAAGTTTTACAAGCAAAAGAAATTTGCTGTACAAGAACTCCTGCTCTTTCATGCTGATCAACAATCGACCGAGTTAATTAGAGAATTAGTTGACTTAACACAACTCTTAGAGAATACACAAGTTGAAACCAAAAGTAAATTTGCTAAAATTGAATACAACTCTTTTCTTTTGGAACAAGAAAACGAGACGTTAAAGCAAAAAATATACCTCTTATATGTGAGTGCTTTTGCTGTGATTGGCAGTTTGCTTTTCTTCCTTATTTGGTTTCGATTAAAATCGAAGAATCGAGAATTAGAGCACACCAATAGCCAAAAATCCAAAAACGAACAAATCTTAAACTTACTGATTGAGAATAACTCCATCGAACATGTAACGACACTAAAAGAGCGCAATCGCATTGCCAAAGATCTTCATGATGGGGTCATCAACAGCATATTTACCTTGCGTTTTAATACGCAATTGCTCGAAATTCCCAACAAGAATTTAAAAGAAATGCTAGTGAATGAATTGGTATACTTGGAAAATAAAATCCGCGATATTTCTCATTCCTTTTCACAGGCTAATATTTTTAAAAATAAATCGTTTGAAAACTTATTAATAGAATTGGTTCACAAGCAATCGAATAAATACAAAACGGATTTCTCCATTGCGGTAGAAGATAATGTAAGCCTGAATCAACTATCAACAATACAAAAGGTAAACATCTATCAGATTATTCAAGAAGCGCTGCAGAATGTCAATAAACACGCCCAAGCGAGTACCTGCAAATTGAAGATATACACGAATGATACCCATCTTATTTTTGAAGTAAAGGACAATGGTTCTGGGATGAAAAAAACAACCCATCGCGGGATTGGTTTAAATAATATGGCGGAACGAGCGGCACTCATTCAAGCGGAATTAAAGATTCAATCCAATCTTCAGCAAGGAATGGCAATCGTTTTGTTTTTAAACTGCTAA
- a CDS encoding LTA synthase family protein: MMHVNRWSNTSATSCFDLLGRTVKRLIGLAVVIGFLLRMVLAFQVREDLTLLSLFKLSMLGIINDVSLTLLVCLFLGIQFVGVSHFKYKKPWGYLIFGCYALLLVYVLFFTTIFHEYGSVVPTIAQGFFLYKTLSFGLRLFIPKIRSAWSYGVYCGIIFIYAVVFVQFVGLGEYLFWDEFGVRYNFIAVDYLIYTNEVVGNIAESYPIKTILIGVVAVAGVLTYWITRGARPAFEQPMEAKQKVSVVLGYCILSLGCVGILNYTTKFQATDNVYYNELQANGGYKFYQAFRSSRLDYNHFYEKLDEKQAQAIVNTMYNSKGVENIQTIVDSLPAHKKNIVLITVESLSASFMERYGNTDQITPHLDQLAKESLVFDNLFAVGNRTVRGLEAVTLSRPPSAGESLVKQEDNADLYSLGKVLKNQGYQVQYLYGGDSYFDNMKTFFGGNHYEIIDKSDLKPNEITFSNIWGVCDEDMFDKALKTFDANSEKGQPFFSHIMTVSNHRPYTYPTGKITIDGEEQSRDGGVKYTDYAIGKFIEQAKTKPWFKDTVFVVIADHCASSAGKASLPLERYRIPAMIYAPGFIEPKEEKRLVSQIDVMPTLLGLLHFSYDSRFYGQDIYKKQYEERAFIATYQNLGYLENNVLTVLSPNRKVEQFQVSENEEGGYLMEKQNQLDEHLVQRAVANYQISSIVR, translated from the coding sequence ATGATGCATGTAAATCGCTGGAGCAATACATCCGCAACTTCTTGTTTTGACTTACTCGGACGCACGGTTAAGCGCTTAATTGGGCTTGCAGTCGTGATTGGTTTCTTACTTCGAATGGTTTTAGCTTTTCAAGTAAGGGAAGATTTGACTTTACTCTCTCTCTTTAAATTGAGTATGCTAGGCATCATCAATGATGTTAGTTTGACGTTACTAGTCTGCTTGTTTCTCGGAATACAATTTGTGGGAGTTTCCCATTTTAAATATAAAAAACCTTGGGGCTATCTCATTTTTGGATGCTATGCGTTGTTACTTGTTTACGTGTTATTCTTTACTACTATATTTCATGAGTATGGCAGTGTAGTACCAACAATTGCTCAAGGTTTTTTCTTGTATAAAACGCTGAGTTTTGGCTTGCGCTTATTTATACCTAAAATTCGAAGCGCTTGGAGCTATGGGGTTTATTGTGGCATTATATTTATTTATGCGGTTGTTTTTGTTCAATTTGTAGGGCTAGGAGAGTATTTGTTTTGGGATGAATTTGGGGTGCGTTATAATTTTATTGCGGTTGATTACTTGATTTATACCAATGAGGTTGTGGGTAATATTGCAGAATCATATCCCATAAAAACGATTCTGATTGGCGTTGTAGCCGTAGCGGGTGTATTGACCTATTGGATCACAAGAGGAGCTCGTCCCGCATTTGAACAACCAATGGAAGCAAAACAGAAGGTGAGTGTTGTACTAGGGTATTGTATCTTGAGTTTAGGTTGTGTCGGAATTTTGAACTATACCACGAAGTTCCAAGCCACAGATAATGTGTATTACAACGAATTACAAGCCAATGGAGGGTATAAGTTTTATCAAGCATTTAGAAGTAGTCGCTTGGATTACAACCATTTTTACGAAAAATTAGATGAAAAACAAGCACAAGCTATTGTCAATACCATGTACAATAGTAAAGGCGTTGAAAACATACAAACCATCGTGGATTCTTTACCTGCGCATAAAAAAAATATTGTTTTAATTACGGTGGAGAGTTTAAGTGCGTCTTTTATGGAACGCTATGGAAATACAGATCAAATCACGCCGCATTTGGATCAATTAGCCAAAGAAAGCTTAGTGTTTGACAATTTATTTGCAGTGGGTAATCGCACCGTTAGAGGGTTAGAAGCTGTGACCTTATCTCGACCACCTAGTGCGGGTGAGAGTTTGGTGAAACAAGAAGATAATGCTGATTTGTATTCGCTGGGGAAAGTATTAAAAAATCAAGGGTATCAAGTACAGTATTTATATGGAGGTGATAGCTATTTTGATAATATGAAAACCTTTTTTGGAGGGAATCACTATGAGATTATTGATAAAAGTGATTTAAAACCCAATGAAATTACGTTTAGCAACATTTGGGGTGTTTGCGATGAGGATATGTTTGATAAGGCGTTGAAAACGTTTGATGCCAACAGTGAGAAAGGACAACCTTTTTTTAGCCATATCATGACGGTAAGTAATCATAGACCTTATACATATCCAACCGGTAAAATCACTATTGATGGAGAGGAACAATCCCGCGATGGAGGAGTCAAATATACGGATTACGCGATTGGTAAATTTATCGAACAAGCGAAAACAAAACCGTGGTTTAAAGACACTGTTTTTGTTGTAATTGCAGACCACTGTGCATCTAGTGCTGGAAAAGCAAGTTTACCCTTAGAGCGCTATCGTATCCCAGCCATGATTTATGCGCCAGGATTCATTGAGCCGAAAGAAGAAAAGCGATTGGTTTCTCAAATTGACGTAATGCCCACTTTGCTTGGCTTGCTACATTTTTCGTATGATTCTCGTTTTTATGGACAAGATATTTACAAGAAACAATATGAAGAAAGAGCCTTTATTGCTACATACCAGAACTTGGGATATTTGGAAAACAATGTTTTAACCGTTTTATCGCCCAATCGAAAAGTAGAACAGTTTCAAGTATCTGAGAATGAAGAGGGCGGTTATCTCATGGAAAAACAAAATCAATTGGACGAACATTTAGTTCAACGGGCAGTAGCGAATTATCAAATATCGAGTATAGTAAGGTGA
- a CDS encoding response regulator transcription factor: MKLLLVEDERELSHNIVQFLEANYVCEQAFTFREAMDKLKLYTYDCILLDLGLPGGDGLLLLEEIKKLNIDSSILIISARNALEDKIQGLELGADDYLAKPFALPELSIRIHAQLRRRLATATNDLISGNVTINLLSKQVTVNNSPVLLTKSEYALLLFLIGNKKRVVSKNAIAEHLSGDMADMLDNQNFVYAHIKNVKAKLQDHHCDCTIKTIYGIGYQWIEE; the protein is encoded by the coding sequence ATGAAGCTATTACTTGTTGAAGATGAACGCGAACTATCCCACAACATAGTTCAATTTTTAGAGGCTAATTATGTATGTGAACAAGCTTTTACGTTCCGTGAAGCCATGGATAAATTGAAGTTATATACCTATGATTGCATTTTGTTGGATTTGGGGCTACCTGGAGGTGATGGTCTTTTACTACTAGAAGAAATTAAGAAACTAAACATCGACAGTTCTATTTTGATTATTTCTGCTCGCAATGCCCTAGAAGATAAAATTCAAGGTCTTGAATTAGGAGCCGATGATTATTTAGCGAAACCCTTTGCTCTACCTGAGTTAAGCATCCGCATTCACGCTCAATTAAGACGTCGATTAGCTACTGCCACCAATGATTTAATCTCGGGTAATGTAACCATTAACTTATTGAGTAAACAAGTAACTGTAAATAATAGCCCCGTTTTGTTGACCAAATCGGAATATGCTTTACTTTTATTTCTCATAGGCAATAAAAAACGAGTAGTTTCAAAAAATGCGATTGCAGAACATCTCTCTGGAGATATGGCCGATATGCTAGACAATCAAAACTTTGTTTATGCTCATATCAAAAATGTCAAAGCAAAGTTACAGGATCATCATTGTGACTGTACAATAAAAACCATATACGGAATTGGTTATCAATGGATTGAAGAATGA
- a CDS encoding sensor histidine kinase — translation MKIRTRLSLQFLGLFTILLSIVLVAIYFVVANHWQKNFFKQLEDRAYIVGHNYLAEDNFTYAEFQEVLRKFPRTLPQEQIRIYTLDFNPIFIAENELKWDKAVLQAVVDDNKVWFKQGDEYVFGVLYKDNSGDYIVMAKAVDQTGLDALKQLRSIMLISLLIALLITFILSRFFAESFLHPIKKIIHHVQSRNVDTLAEPISTTEMSRDEIRTLSEAINTLFERLHESFESQKAFVAHASHELKTPIAAVLGTAEITLTQEREPQAYQQALQSIIQDTIYTDQIINNLLTLAKLDQVNYDVSPIDFESFWWQTIDNLMLHHKDLKLNFILKTKEELHKLHLQGNQQLLGLALSNIILNADKFSFNQTIDLLLDSSETSIIIQIKDSGIGIKAEDLEKLTLPFYRSSNAFPIQGTGLGLSLAFKIITIHQGHLTIESELGHYTLVTIQLPKA, via the coding sequence ATGAAAATTCGCACTCGACTATCCCTCCAATTCTTAGGTCTATTCACCATATTACTTTCTATTGTACTAGTCGCTATCTATTTTGTGGTAGCAAATCATTGGCAGAAAAACTTTTTCAAACAACTGGAGGATCGAGCGTATATTGTTGGACACAACTATTTAGCAGAAGACAATTTTACGTATGCGGAATTTCAAGAAGTATTGCGAAAATTTCCGCGCACACTCCCCCAAGAACAGATCCGCATTTACACCCTTGACTTTAATCCTATTTTCATTGCAGAAAATGAATTGAAATGGGATAAGGCTGTGCTACAAGCGGTTGTGGATGACAATAAGGTGTGGTTCAAACAGGGAGATGAATACGTTTTCGGTGTATTGTACAAAGATAATTCTGGTGATTATATTGTGATGGCTAAGGCTGTTGACCAAACGGGATTAGATGCCCTAAAACAGTTGCGTTCTATCATGTTAATCAGTTTGTTGATTGCCTTGTTAATTACTTTTATTCTATCTCGCTTCTTTGCAGAGTCGTTTTTACACCCCATAAAGAAAATCATTCATCACGTACAATCGAGAAATGTAGATACCTTAGCTGAGCCTATTTCTACCACGGAAATGTCCAGGGATGAAATCCGCACCTTGAGTGAGGCAATTAATACCTTATTTGAGCGATTACACGAATCCTTTGAAAGTCAAAAAGCCTTTGTTGCCCATGCGTCACACGAATTAAAAACGCCGATTGCCGCTGTATTGGGAACCGCAGAAATTACCTTAACCCAAGAGCGAGAGCCGCAAGCCTATCAACAAGCTTTACAATCCATCATTCAGGATACCATTTACACGGATCAAATCATCAATAACTTGCTCACATTAGCTAAACTAGATCAAGTAAATTACGATGTATCCCCTATTGATTTCGAGTCTTTTTGGTGGCAAACGATTGATAACCTCATGCTACATCACAAGGATTTAAAACTAAATTTTATTCTAAAAACAAAAGAAGAGTTACATAAATTACACCTTCAAGGCAACCAACAACTGTTAGGTCTTGCCCTATCCAATATTATATTAAATGCAGATAAATTCTCCTTTAATCAAACCATAGACCTTCTTTTAGATAGTTCAGAGACGTCCATTATCATCCAAATTAAAGATAGCGGCATCGGAATTAAAGCGGAGGATTTGGAAAAATTAACGCTGCCTTTCTATCGTTCATCGAATGCATTTCCTATTCAAGGAACGGGATTAGGCCTATCATTAGCTTTTAAAATTATTACGATACACCAAGGACATTTAACGATTGAATCTGAACTTGGACACTATACTTTAGTTACCATTCAACTACCTAAAGCATAG
- a CDS encoding sensor histidine kinase, protein MKSLLSTYQRYFILYTSLLLMGCAPLFYWVMEFCYAEDLDELIEYRTHDFTHNQLPELTKQDIPMWNKYNYDLQIIPYDTAILVNEPQLISFFNPAEGYEVGYRTLYTPIIIENQPYLLLSRIAMVEPGDLLHTLLYEYGLIVLIFFLSIVLIQKLLAKKLWSPFYQTLNQIEHYNLEKGHVPVFKSTKTLEFNRLNNNLQHLIENNLAVFKQQRVFIDNASHELQTPLAVFRSQLDLLLQDTDLTQKQMHLLQSLYNVSSRFNRLNKNLLLLAKIENNQFQQFQHINLAELLATQWSFFEELAAEKEIQITQTLDATINVEGIYFLLESLFSNLLSNAIKYCPTGGSIHLHLDATGVQLSNTGEAALDPERIFLRFNRATEEKNGTGLGLAIVSEIVKLHQWTIQYSYTANRHCFTILFAKSHAESLLKQ, encoded by the coding sequence ATGAAGAGTTTATTAAGTACATACCAGCGTTATTTTATCCTGTACACGAGTCTTTTGTTGATGGGTTGTGCTCCTTTATTTTATTGGGTCATGGAGTTCTGTTATGCGGAAGATTTAGATGAATTAATCGAATATCGCACCCATGATTTTACGCATAATCAACTACCTGAACTCACGAAGCAAGACATCCCCATGTGGAATAAATACAATTACGATTTGCAAATTATCCCCTATGATACTGCTATCCTTGTCAATGAACCACAATTGATTTCTTTTTTCAACCCTGCAGAAGGATATGAAGTAGGATATCGAACCCTATACACGCCTATTATCATTGAAAATCAACCTTATCTCCTACTTTCGAGAATTGCCATGGTTGAACCAGGTGATTTACTCCATACCTTACTGTATGAATATGGATTAATCGTGTTGATTTTCTTTTTATCCATTGTCTTGATTCAAAAATTATTAGCCAAAAAACTGTGGTCTCCTTTTTATCAAACGTTGAATCAAATTGAACATTACAACTTGGAAAAAGGCCATGTACCTGTTTTCAAATCGACTAAGACACTAGAATTTAATCGATTAAATAACAACCTACAACATCTGATTGAAAATAACTTGGCTGTTTTCAAGCAGCAAAGAGTATTTATCGACAATGCTTCCCATGAATTACAAACGCCTTTGGCGGTTTTTCGTTCTCAATTGGATTTGCTTTTACAAGATACAGACCTTACGCAAAAACAAATGCACTTGTTGCAATCGCTTTATAACGTTTCCTCTCGATTCAATCGACTAAACAAAAATCTTTTGCTACTCGCTAAAATTGAAAACAATCAATTTCAACAGTTCCAACACATTAACCTTGCGGAGTTACTCGCTACGCAATGGAGTTTTTTCGAAGAATTAGCGGCTGAAAAAGAGATTCAAATTACCCAAACGCTAGATGCAACTATCAATGTTGAAGGCATCTACTTCCTGCTTGAATCGCTATTTAGCAACTTATTATCCAATGCTATTAAATACTGCCCTACTGGAGGAAGTATTCATCTCCACTTGGATGCTACAGGTGTTCAACTTTCTAATACTGGAGAGGCTGCCTTGGATCCTGAACGTATTTTCCTGCGTTTTAATCGAGCAACAGAAGAGAAAAATGGAACAGGATTAGGTTTAGCCATTGTAAGTGAAATTGTCAAATTACACCAATGGACCATTCAATATTCCTATACCGCTAATCGCCATTGTTTTACTATTCTATTTGCGAAGTCTCACGCTGAATCTCTACTCAAACAGTAA